Within Spinacia oleracea cultivar Varoflay chromosome 4, BTI_SOV_V1, whole genome shotgun sequence, the genomic segment CAAGATATGACTCTTGTGAGCAGACAAGTGGGTTGGAATGCACCAATGAAGCAGAGCAGGTTTCCTTTGAAGTTTTAGAATAAGATTGAAGGAAAAGTAAGTGGTGTGCAATCAGTGGCAACTCCAAGGAGCAAACTTAGTTTATTGCATCATTTGCACGAAATAAGAACTGAAGCTGATTGGGTATTTCCATGAAGTTTCTGGAAAACTAAGTGAAAGGTAGGTGGGAACCTCTAATAAGGAAAATATGTGAGATGAAGGCTTAGATAGTTTGGACATGTTGAGAAAAGCAACCGGATGCTTTTGAGAGTACAAAAGATGTACCCAGCAAAATGGGAAAGGTGATCATGTTGACTCACAGCTACTACCTCAGGAGTAACACTCTGTATGTCAAGCTGGTGGGGCACGGTCTAAACCTTTAGCCTTAATGCTCAACCACTATGCCACAACCTTTAAACACATATGATGGTTATGGATATCACAATTTTATATCTTTTGAATCAGAAGGGTATTGTGGAGCTGGATTTCAGTAGGTCATAAGGAAGATCATCCCCAGGTGACAATGAATGAGTCTTTTTACAATCTCGCTCAGTTACTCTTTAATCCTTAAGTCTAGAAATTTAGGCCGTATTCATCTCCTTTGTCCATAATTCCTGTGTGTATTGGCTTCTAGGACTGTATTTTGTAGTCCGTCCAACTATTTCGGAATTTCCTTCGCCCCCCTCCCTCCTATATATCTGTTAGACTGCTACTACTATCGAACGTTTACCGCCTGTAAATTGTTCATGTTCTCTATATGTATTATACTGTAACAACCTGTCAGCTGCCTTTTATTTCTTTAAGTGGTAGTTGCTTTGCTTTTCCAGGTTAGTTTATGGATTGGACTACGAGGGAAATCTTTGTGGTGACAAGGATGCCCATCGAAATCTCCGTGAATTGGAACTCAGATATTGGGTAAATCCTAACCAAGTGTATGAAAGTGGATTAAAGAACACTGTGTTCAAGCTGGCTGATGCCAGGAGCATTTGTTTGTTGGATTGCCCTATTCCAGCTGAAGATTCCCTTAACTGGGTCTGTGATTATCCTGACGGGGATATACATCTAACTCTAGATGAATGGATTGATAGGAACTATGATTATTTCGAGTTCCTTACTCCAGATATGAGAAACAGTTCGCTTCAACTTCAAGGGCCTTGTTACCCTGTCATATACCCTAGTGTTAATGGTAAGttaaaagtttttatttttatagtaTGACGTTCCTAGCGCTCAGTATCTTTTTAGTGTCGTATTAGttaatattatatattatttatctgTTGAATATCTTGGCTAATGGCTATAGTTCCAGATATCTCTCTAAATTCATCACTTTTACTTTCTTTATAGTTTTCTGGAGCTGCCAGTTTATAGCTCGTCCATCGAACATGTCTTTACGGCACTGGCAGCAGATGGGAGGAGTAAACATCAACGGGGGCCTTGAAATCGACAAGTCAATTCACAAGACAATGAACTCTCGATCTGCTGTATTAAAGGTGAAGGGACCTTTCTTAATTTATAGAGATTGTTGGAACTGTGCGTGACAGTGTTCAAGTCACCTCATATTCATTGGGATTCACATCTTATATTAGAAGAACAACTTATTGGATTTGAGGATGCCATAAGGATTTATCTTCAGCGTTCATCATAATCTTTTCATCATACAAAATCTTGAAAACCATTATAAAACTTTTTGTACCTAAGGTTTTGATATTGTTTCCGTTGGATCCTCGTTCGTATATTTCATGTGAAGTGTTAAGGATTGGATTTATTATGCCAGTCAAGGTTATTATTGGAAGATGTCAAGATGGTATTAGTCTATTACCATGGACCGTGGTACAATTTAGTGACACATGACAAGTACATGAACTCTTGTTTCCATAAGAAAGTATCCTGTCTGGTGGATATATGCCAGAAAGTGACATTAACCAACTCTTGGACCATTCCACATAAATGTTTGATGAGAATACTTTGAGCTGTCTTCGTGATATTAAATTTCTTATAGTGAATGAGTGAGCAAATGTTGTTAAACGATATAATAATTTGTATGTCCTTTTGACCATTGTTGTGCTTAAATTTAAGCCATTTTTTTTTGTGTCAAACTAATTGTCGAAATGTGTGCTGTCTGCAGAGGTACATGGCTGACATTGGAAAATCGTGGTTCGTACTCCTTGTTTGTGGTGGGATCCTGCCACTTCTTTTGTCAGGGATTTGGCTGCTACTGATCCGTTATGTTGTGTCTGGGATGCCGTGGATAACAGTCTCACTTTTTAACATCCTCATAATATCAGTTACTATGCTATTTTATCTAAAAGGTTTATATCATCTATATCTCTCCTGTTCAATACTGGTCCCTTTGTCTGTTCATGTCTAAACTTGCATTGCCATTATCAATAAAGTAggttataatttttatgaattACTGAGGGTTTCTTGTTTATTATTACATGCATTTAATAGTACACTGTGTAATTCTCAGCTGGATGGATTGGAAATGATGCTGTTACACCTATTGTTGGCGAACATGACCCATATGTTCATGTATATGGAAGGGTAAGTTCTGTTACCAAACTCTGATTTTAGTGGAAAGGGCTACTAATACTTTGTTGAGGCAGGTTGGTTGAAAGCTCAGTTTGAGCCTAGAAATCACAGATGTGAATTTGTGCTGCAAACCACTTGGAGAGTTTGGTTAAATTGCTTTTACTGTATGATTTTCTATGATAAAGGATTTATAGAATTCTGGTAGTCGCTCTACATGTGTTGTTCCGCAACTACCATTTATTTCCTTGGTGCtggatacaaattaatttcctTATTacatcttttttgtttttgtttttttgtatcAGGAGTTAACTCATATTCGGGCGGCTGCCATTTTGATGACTGCTATTATGGGAATTGCTATCGCTGCAACAATTGCCATAGTCAGACGCATCGTTATGGCAACATCAGTCCTTAAGGCAAGTACATACCTACTTTCATATAGTAGTTGTCTTGTATGCTTGAATCCTgaagatttagtttattgcaTATTCTTGTCAGAATTGTCCAGAAAtagaaacctcatgcataaaaTATTCTAAAAATTGCTGAGAACTAGCACTCTTTGGAGAATAGAATTTTCAGACTCCAACATATAATAAATTTTGCCATTTTCTTCTTATACTTCTAAAAAAGAATTATGAACATTTACTGAGCTACCAATTGGCTTTGACAAATGTCCATTACATCAAATCATCTCTAAGGTTTGTGTTAATGGCTACTGTGCCAACGCTCAAAGTATATAGTGTTGGCAGACTCATGATATGTCTCCAGCAATTTATTAATGATTATGCACCTTACCTTTTTTGTTATATCACCGTTGGTTTCATcgaaaaactaaagaaaaactTACCGTTGGTGGTAGAACCTCTTTTTCCTGGGGCAGTGGGGGTGAATTTCAACGTAAAGGTAACTTCCGAATTTGCAAGAAGCGCTTCAGTATCAGAAATCTTCATAAAGTTCCTGAGGGTATTCATAGTGGTGTGTTATATATCATTAGAAATTACTATCTAAGTGAGTGGGCGCCTGGGCGGGAAGGATAAGTTCGGTGTGAAGGAGACTTGTGCAATAAGCGCTTCAGTATGAGACATCCTCATCAAGTTTCCGAGGGTAGTGCTTTGATGCTAGGTGTTAGGATATTCATAGTGATGTGTTATGTTAAAACTAGTGCTTTGATGCTAGCCTTAGGAATTTCAGTCTAAGGTCCTGTTCTCTTCCCATTAAAAAAATAGTATTCAAATATAAATTAAGTTCAGTAAAAACATTttagttcagcaaaaataagttaagttcagtaaAATTCAGTTTATATCCGCACAAATCAGTAACTTCAATCAACAAATACAATAGCAAATCAGTAAAAATAATTTAAGCCCATCAAAATTAGGTGAATAAAACATAGAGAGAGTCAACTTTACAAGACCGtaggaggttccaccttaaaagTTAAAACCATATGGTGATATGGCAATAAGAGGAATAGCCCCTTAGCCTTATACAGTGATTATCTCTCCCctcttttatcaatgtgggactctcacacgtgatgtttcatgggtcaAATCTTAACACATACATTGCTTCTATTGCCAAATATTACTTCTCTCGAATTAGCCGTCTTGAGTTGGTGTGCATGTATGAAAACTTTAACGGAAAAACCGAAGAATGCTTGATTTAGTTACTTTTGTTTTTTGTATTACCTAGGCTAAGACAACCATTAACACTAAAGGTGGTGCCTTTAGCTGCTCTTTTCTGATGACATGTTGTTTCAATATGTTCCAGGTTGCTGCAAAGGTTATAAGGGAAGTTCGATTTCTTATGATCTTTCCAGTCATTCCTTATGCCATACTTGGCATCTTCTACATGATATGGGTGTCTGCTGCATTGCATATATTCAGTTCTGGTGAGGTTCGACAGAATAGCTGTGAATCAAACTGTTGCGCTTACAACCTTGGGTCAGGGCGTGTCAGCTGTGAACGTTGTTGTGGTTACAGCATTCATTATACTCCTCACATAGGAATCTCTATCCTCTTTCACTTGTTTGGTGGTTATTGGACAACACATTTCTTCTTAGCATGTTCATCCACTGTCATTGCGGGGTCTGTTGCTTCTTATTATTGGGCTCGTGGTGATACACCGGTAAGTgaaatttcaaaataattaattCTCATCGACAAGTTGGTAAATGGTACTTACATATGTACTTCAAAACTGCGGTATTGTGATTCTTCAAACATATGAGAACCCGAATACATTTCTTTGTCTGCCGATATATATCGTGGATCATGTATTAAAGAAGGAATTTTTTGGTCCATGTTCTTTGCAATATTAGAGCACATCCTATTTACTCatactccccccccccccccccccctttttttgGTACTTTTACTTATTTTATGTAAATTTGGGTTTAATTTGCAAGGACCTCGTGTTGTATTCCCTCCGTGCCTAAAAGATTGCTCCATAGACCAAGCTTCACTTTATTAATATTTGGGTGTAACATATGCGCATGGGTTGGTAAAGTGGACCCTTGATGGGAGAGATAGAGAGAGAGCAAGAGAGAAAATTTACTAAATAAGATACGGGGCAAACAAATAGTtagggagggagggagggagtactaattactttggggggggggggggggaggaggAAAGCACAAGCGTTGAGTTGATGCATATTTTGGTGTTATTTAGCTAGCATGAGCAGGACTCACATCATATGGCATGTTTGTGGGGGGTATGTATGTGTTCTTAAGATGTATTTGTAGTTTTTATTTAGATTGACTCACTTTTGTTGTTTGCATTTTGCAGGCAAGAATCCCATTTCTACCTGTTTTTGCCTCAATGAAAAGGCTAGTCCGATACAGCCTGGGTTCTGTTGCCATTGGCTCCCTGGTTCTATCTTTTGTGGAGTCAATCCGCTTCTTACTTGAGTCAATTCGGCGCAAGCTTAAAGTATCCTATACTGCCCCAGATAATTGGTTTGGGAAAATGGTCCACAATTCTTCTAAATTATGCTTGAAGTGCGTTGAGTGGACCATTAAATCTGTGAATCGTAATGCCTATATAATGGTAAGCgggaatttttatttatttatttgtttctaATTTTCGACCGAGCTGTTTAGTTCCTGATCCCTCCTTAGCCTAGAAAGATCACTGATAGGGTTCAAGATAAGTTATCCAATCCACTGGGTTTTGTAGTACAATGAGCTAAATAAACAGATTCATTAAACTGTCTGCACTGCTTCATTGTGAAGTAGCAAAAGGTTGTTGCTTAAAGCTCaagaataaataagaaataacgACGGTTGGACCCACTACAGTGCCTAGGGTGGGAAGGCTGGGAACCACTTTAGTGGGATTGGGCCTTGGGGGTAAAGTTAATCGTGTTATCTTGATTACACATGTAAAGGAAGGGTCAGTATGAAGGCCTGAAACTGCTGCCATTCACTGGGAGCCTTTTGTTATGCCTTTACTTCATTTGGCAGAATTAAGCAAGATTCATCCCATTTGGGTTGGTCTTAAACTTGCATCACTATTTTGAGTTTTCAGTTCTTTTGAAATCAAAGTCAACTTTATGCCAACTGTTCTCAATTACAAGCATGGTTTGCATGAGTTATATTTAAATTCATGATATATATAAAGGATATTATATTAATCTAACTTTTGAAATCTGAAAACCAAAAACTGAATGAATGACGTTTTCACTGTGTTCTAGCTACGGAGTACCATATGCATTTCTAAATGAATTTACCAACTCTAGTATCCAAGTCATCATTTGACCATGTTCTTGTGATACTTGATCAACCTCTAGAAGCAGGAAGCATGTTCATCCATAAATCCATTGTCAATTGTCCTGCAAAGTTATGTTCACTTGTTGCGAAGCGATTCTCTCAGTCTAAAGCTCTAAATATTTTAACTCTTGATACCATCTAATGCCTCATTAGTTATGAAATACTTCGTATGTTAAACACATTGTTCGAGCTACTCACTGTTAGCAGATTCTATACATCTTTATCTTACTTTTGGTAAATTAGTAGCTTGTGTCTATTGTTCAAGGATGTGGCAAGATGCCCATATATATCTTAAGAGAAATTTAATGGTCAAAGTTAAACTACGAAAAGTATGGGAATTTATGTCATAAAACTGAGGGAGTAAGGTAGTTACTGAGACCTGTGTTATTTTAACCTTGTTGCTTACATTTAGCAATTGTGGTATGCAGATTGCAATAACAGGAAAAAGCTTCTTCAAGTCATCGGCTATTGCAACAGACTTGATTATGAACAACATTCTAAGAATAGGGAAGGTTAATGTTGTCGGAGATGTAATTCTGTCTCTTGGAAAATTATGTGTTAGCTTGTCAAGCGCCTTGTTTGCAATCCTCATGTTGGATACTTACGGTTACAAGTCTGCCCACAAGAAGATTTCTTCTCCTCTCTTCCCAGTGCTGGTATGGTCTTTTCTCATTGTTCCATGTTCCCTCTCAACTATATCACGTATGTAGCAGCATTTTGTGTCCTTGATCCTTCTTAATAgcctattatttttttattggtttctacaagaaaagaaaagataACGACGACTCATAATAAGTTGTTGcctatgattatttgtttattttcccATATTTTTTGCAGGCATGTTGGGTCCTTGGTTATGTTGTTGCCACATTGTTCTTTGGGGTGGTGGAGATGTCCATCGATAGTATTATTCTATCATTTTGTCAGGATGCCGAGGAACACCAAGGAACTGCTCAGTATGCATCTCCCCTTCTCCTTGAGACTCTTACTGAACAAAACGAGACCCAAAGACTCACAAATTGAATCACGCTCAAGAATTTTGAAGCCATGAAGCTTATTTTGTACTAGTTGTAAATATTATTagaatttctttttcttttacccTCCTAGCATTTATCCATAACATGTTTGTTAGAACATGTTAACTTTTTCCATTGATATGCTTATGCTACAAGTAAATTGTAATTTCTTAGTCCAGCCAGTAACAGGAAGACGGTTAAATTCAATTATGAAATATAGTTTCTGAGAAAGGAAAAATATtgtttatggttgttttatgAATGGTTACCCCCTCATCATTTTTGGAAGGAGTCAAAAATAAACATCGATGAATTTCTGAGGAGCTTGCTCTTGCACTTGCACTTGCACTTGCACTGTTGTCTTCTGGGCATCTGCTGGTTGTGTTGTACTGTTGTGGATCAGCTCGGGACACTGTTAATCTGTTATACAGCTGAAGAGCAAAAAGAAGACTATAACATCACTTAACTTATTGCACCTCATCTTCTTCACTTCTTGTGTAGTACAGGAAGAACAGTAATTAGAAATTTTGGAATTAGTTGATGgtcagtttttaattttttttcttaagagAGACGAAAATAACACAGTATAAATATACTTCCAATATCATCAATTCATATTTAGTGGACATAtttctaataataataataataataataataataataataataataataataataataataatatacttTGTATTAAGTTACGTATCCAATGAAGATTGAACGAGACTAGAAGAGAAAAAGTGGAGACATCATAACAGAAAAAGTGAAGACATCATAACTTTCTTTCTTCCCCTGAATCTGtcacatatatatataatgcCAGGAGCTTGATCGGAATGACAACAGAAATCACTTGTATTGCTGCAATCCTAAGATAAATTTGAATGTCTCAGTCCTCCATGAAATAAGGCAACAATGTCTATAAACGGCGCAAATAAACCAAAAACTGAATGGTCAAGAGAAGAGAGTTCATGGGTTCTGTGGATTCTCACCAGGGAATTCTCAAACATCAGTCGATCACTAATCCATATAAGAGAAGAGTTAATTAACAAGATACCATGTCTATAAACGGCgcaaataaacaccaaatttcaGACATCCAATAAGGAAATTGACCATTCTTTACAACTCGGATCTGATCACAACTTAACTCTGATGTTCGAGTTCAAAAGAATGCACTTAA encodes:
- the LOC110797417 gene encoding choline transporter protein 1; translated protein: MYPSSDGGQLGGVIQKNRKCRDVVFLVIFAAFLVAMIVNSSFGFNKGNPKRLVYGLDYEGNLCGDKDAHRNLRELELRYWVNPNQVYESGLKNTVFKLADARSICLLDCPIPAEDSLNWVCDYPDGDIHLTLDEWIDRNYDYFEFLTPDMRNSSLQLQGPCYPVIYPSVNVFWSCQFIARPSNMSLRHWQQMGGVNINGGLEIDKSIHKTMNSRSAVLKRYMADIGKSWFVLLVCGGILPLLLSGIWLLLIRYVVSGMPWITVSLFNILIISVTMLFYLKAGWIGNDAVTPIVGEHDPYVHVYGRELTHIRAAAILMTAIMGIAIAATIAIVRRIVMATSVLKVAAKVIREVRFLMIFPVIPYAILGIFYMIWVSAALHIFSSGEVRQNSCESNCCAYNLGSGRVSCERCCGYSIHYTPHIGISILFHLFGGYWTTHFFLACSSTVIAGSVASYYWARGDTPARIPFLPVFASMKRLVRYSLGSVAIGSLVLSFVESIRFLLESIRRKLKVSYTAPDNWFGKMVHNSSKLCLKCVEWTIKSVNRNAYIMIAITGKSFFKSSAIATDLIMNNILRIGKVNVVGDVILSLGKLCVSLSSALFAILMLDTYGYKSAHKKISSPLFPVLACWVLGYVVATLFFGVVEMSIDSIILSFCQDAEEHQGTAQYASPLLLETLTEQNETQRLTN